Within the Orenia metallireducens genome, the region ACACCAATTCAATTTACCATTATTTCTTATTATGCTTTATTCTAGATAGATATATCAAAACCTTCTTGGTCAAATAATTTTCTAAAAAAATGAGTTGGATTATATAATCCAACTCATTTTTTACTATCTTGAATTTTTAAATTATATCTTCTTCTACATCTATACCAATTGATTTCATAGTCTTTCTAACACCTTTTCCAATCATTGAAACAACCTCAGCAGGATTAGGTACAGTATATTTAGATATCTCATCTCCTAATTCTTGAGCTACTGCCTTCTTATCCTGTAAATGGCTCAATATTCTCAACTTATTTCCAATTAAGTCAGCAATTCTATCTACTGCTACTTTAGCATCATCACCCTTAGCTTGAATAATCAATTCTTCTCCATCTTTAACAGCTAAGCAGATTAATCCCAAGATACTCTTAGCATCTGCTTCCTGATTACCTTTGATTATCTTAATTTGAGAACTATACTTCTCTGCTTCTTCTACCAAAATAGATGCTGGTCTTGCATGGAGATTAAATTCATTGTGAAACCTTACCTTTCTCTCGACCATCTTTGCTTCCCCCTTTTTCAAGTAGCCCATAATCAAAAGAATTAGACATAACCAAAGTCATCAGGTGATAAATAAGGCATAAAATTAATATTATTCTTAACAGAATTATTATTAGGTATTTTGATTAAATATTTGTCCTTTATGAGAATTATTCCTTTTATTATATTATACATTTGCTGATAGAATATTGTCAATATTATCTAAAATTAAGATTAATTAAAAAAGTAGGTCGAGAAATTCGACCTACTTTTAATCTTTACTGTACATTCTCTATAATATTGATTTGATTAAAAATACAATAAGTACTATCTGTCCTAGAAAGATAAACCCACCTACTAATAAAGCTTTAGGTCCTTGTTTAAGAAGGCTTGATAACCTAATCTTCAGTCCTACTCCAGCCATAGCAATAATCAATAATAATTTACTTAAAGATTTTAAATAATTACTCATAGTCTTAGGAAAAATTCCAAAGCTTCCTAATAGACTGAATATAAAGAATCCAATAATAAAAATTGGCAGAGAAAGCTTACTTTTAAAATTGGAATTATTCGTTCTATTAGAAAGAGTAACCAGTAAGACTACTGGTGCTAACATCAAAATCCTACCCATCTTAATTACAGTAGCCAATCTACCTATCTCTTCATTTAGAGAAAAACCTGCTGCTACTACTTGACCTACAGCTTGTAAGGTTCCACCAATCATCAGACTACTACTAACTTCTTCTAATCTTAGCAGATGTACCAATAAAGGAAGCAAGAAGATACCAATAGTCCCTAAGAGGTTAACTACCCCAATAGATAAACCAATCTCCTCTTCCTCCTTAGATACAATAGGTGCTACTGCAGCAATCGCCGATGAACCACAGATTCCATTTCCTACTCCAAGCAAGATACTGAAACTAGATGATAAACCTAATAATCTACCGAAAACAATACCCATCACTATAGCACTAAATACCATAATTACAATAATAATAATAATAGATAATCCTAATTCACCTATAACAGCCAATTCTAACTTCAGTCCCATCAACATAATAGCTAAAGAGAGAATCTCTTTTTCAGCAAAACGAAGCCCTAGAGTATAACTATCACCTAAATTAAAGATATTACCTATAATCATCCCCAACAAAATAGCTACAGTAACTCCACCTATATTTGGTATCCAATTAGCTAGATACTTCCCTAGAAGAGCAATCATAATTGCTAGAAGTAGACCAGGTAACTTTTCACTTACCAACTTTAATCTGCTCTTTTCCTTATCTAGGCTATGATTCACCTGTATACACTCCTTTTATAATTTTATATCCTATTTTTAATACTATCAGAAAAAATAGATATCGCGACACTTTCATATCAATTGACAATTAATAATACACAATGACTAATTAAAGGATTAAGTTCTTAAAAACCATCAATCTAATAAACCACCTTAAATTTGATAAAATCTCCATTACTAATTTGTGTTTTAATAGTCTTAAGTGTAAATTAATAAGTGTTGCAACATCCCCATTAAGCGATAATATCATCTCTACTTATATTTTATTATCTGCTTTACCATTAGTAAAATAGTATGATATTATTAATTATATAAGTAATTGCTTATAGGAGGTGGCTGATGAATCTAAACTACAAGATTAATTTAAGAGAGATTAAAATTTTTGCAACAGTTTGTAAGACAAATAGTATGTCTGAGGCAGCTAGGCAATTATATATGACGCAACCTGCAGTTAGTCAAACAATTATAGATTTAGAGGAAAAATTACAGGTTAAATTATTTGAGAGAATGAATAAAAGATTAGTATTAACTCATGCTGGAGAGATACTCTTAAAATATAGCAAGAGAATAATTTTGATTATGGATGAGGCAGAAAATACTCTAGAGGATATAGCTAATTTAAAGGTTGGCAAACTAAGGGTAGGGGCAAGCATGACTATTGGTACTTATTTATTACCCTTAATTATTAAAGAATTTAATAAGAAATATCCAGAGATTAATTTAAATCTTGTTATAGACAATACAAGTGTAATTGAAGAGAAGATTCTAAATAATGATATCGATATTGGACTAGTAGAGGGACTGATTGGAGCTAAAGACATTTTCTTTGACTCCTTTTACCATGACAAACTCTTTTTGGTCTGTTCAAAGGATAACCCTTTAACTCAAAAGAAGACAATTGACAGAGAGGATATAGAAAATCAGCATTTTATCAGTAGAGAGGAAGGCAGTGGAACTAAGGAGATAATTGATAAGATTATGAATGCTTATAATATCAATTATCAAATTAAACATACTCTCAATAATATTGAGGCTATCAAAAAATCTATTAAGAATAATCTAGGTATCTCTATTCTCCCAGATATTGCCATACAGGAAGAACTGCTAAAAGGTGAGCTGATAAAGTTAAATCTCAGAGATATCCAGTTCCAAAGAAGCTTTAATCTTATTTATCATAAAGATAAAAATTTAACTAATCTATTGAAACAATTTATAGACCATATTAAAGGTTATCCTATCATTAAATAAAAAACAAGGGTACCTTCAGCCCTTGTTTTACCTAGTCTATATTTCTATAAGATTTAACCTGCATCTTAGCTTGATACTCTGTTAACTCTTCTAAGAAACCATTGATTACTATCTCCTTGCCTAGATAATTATCTAAAGAATGATATGTATCAGAATCCAGTCTAATGACTTTCTGTTCTTTAGTCAATAAGACCAACCCCTCTTTATCCTCCTCTAAAGTTCCTAAAACAGAGACCTCCTTATAATCGGAGCTGTATTCCACATCATATAGCTTTACATTGAACTTAGCTTGGGTTAACTTCCCATCCAAATTCAAATCTTCTACCTGTCCTGTTAAGGTTAAGGGTAATCCTTTTAGATTTCTTAACCTATCCTTTAAATCTCCAGTAATTAAGTATCTATTTCCATTCTGACCTTTGAAAATCAATAAACTCATTGTACCTGTTCCTTCTTCATAGATACTTCCCCCTAAAGTCTGATAGCCTTCCCTTAACCCTTCAGCCATTATCTTAGGAGAGCTCATAGCATATATAGTAAAGGTACTTAATAGCATGATTAGTAGACTCATCACTAATAATTTCTTCATTATTATTTCCTCCTTTAATTAGTAGTCTTATATATAACTACCCCTGTTCTCTTAGGTAAACTTATTATTAGGCTAGTTTCCACTCCACTACCATCAATCTTATAATACTTTACCCCAGTAGATTTTATCAGAAAAGAGTCTGAAGTAGTATATTGATCTAATGTAGCATAAGCAGGATAATATTCCAATGCAAAAGGGTAATTATAATTATTAAAGCTATTATTGCTATCATCAGTTATATAGT harbors:
- a CDS encoding HPr family phosphocarrier protein, translating into MVERKVRFHNEFNLHARPASILVEEAEKYSSQIKIIKGNQEADAKSILGLICLAVKDGEELIIQAKGDDAKVAVDRIADLIGNKLRILSHLQDKKAVAQELGDEISKYTVPNPAEVVSMIGKGVRKTMKSIGIDVEEDII
- a CDS encoding LysR family transcriptional regulator; protein product: MNLNYKINLREIKIFATVCKTNSMSEAARQLYMTQPAVSQTIIDLEEKLQVKLFERMNKRLVLTHAGEILLKYSKRIILIMDEAENTLEDIANLKVGKLRVGASMTIGTYLLPLIIKEFNKKYPEINLNLVIDNTSVIEEKILNNDIDIGLVEGLIGAKDIFFDSFYHDKLFLVCSKDNPLTQKKTIDREDIENQHFISREEGSGTKEIIDKIMNAYNINYQIKHTLNNIEAIKKSIKNNLGISILPDIAIQEELLKGELIKLNLRDIQFQRSFNLIYHKDKNLTNLLKQFIDHIKGYPIIK
- a CDS encoding YeiH family protein, whose amino-acid sequence is MNHSLDKEKSRLKLVSEKLPGLLLAIMIALLGKYLANWIPNIGGVTVAILLGMIIGNIFNLGDSYTLGLRFAEKEILSLAIMLMGLKLELAVIGELGLSIIIIIVIMVFSAIVMGIVFGRLLGLSSSFSILLGVGNGICGSSAIAAVAPIVSKEEEEIGLSIGVVNLLGTIGIFLLPLLVHLLRLEEVSSSLMIGGTLQAVGQVVAAGFSLNEEIGRLATVIKMGRILMLAPVVLLVTLSNRTNNSNFKSKLSLPIFIIGFFIFSLLGSFGIFPKTMSNYLKSLSKLLLIIAMAGVGLKIRLSSLLKQGPKALLVGGFIFLGQIVLIVFLIKSIL